The Patescibacteria group bacterium DNA window TCAACGACAAAATCAGCGACATAAACATGCTCTTGGACCCCCGCCATGGCCTGCGTCCCGATGGCGCAGACGGCAATCGCCAATCCCATGGTCAAAACCATACCCATCTTTTTACGCATCTTCACTTCCCCTTCAAACAGTTGGATCTATTTCTGCTTCAGCAAGGCAAGCCCGCAGATGACACACAATATAACCGTCGCGTAATTATGGATATTCCAATAAGCGTCGTTCTGAATGACCATACCCACAACCGTCGCCACCGCCAAAACCAGCAACAGCACTCCGAGAACTTTGGTCTTTTTCATTCACGCTCCTTTTTTGTCTTATACAATCTTATCCCTCTTCTCCATATTATGCCTTGCACAGAGAAGCTGAATGTTTTCGGCAACTAATGATGAACCGCCCTTCGAATACGGAATTATGTGGTCGAAATGCAGATTATCTGCACTGCCACACTGTATACATTTCCCTTTATCTCGTTTCCAAACTTCTAATTTTACTGAAGTCGGGATTAACCTTTCATGTTCAAGATCGTATTTTCCAACCGATTTATCTTCCAAGTCCTCTATAAGCTCAAGTTTAAACTTAAAGACTTTTCTGACATCAATATCTTCTAACCAGGCATCGAGTAATTTGAATATGCCGTTATATACCCAAATGCCTGATCGAATTTTTTCATACACCTTCACATGTTCCGAATCCTTCTTTTTGTTCTTATAAGCGTGAGCGGCATCATGAAATAAACCATTTTGAGTCAAACGGCCGCTTGGATTATACATAGGTTGATCTACTTTTTTAGGATCTGGACCACCCCTTATTTTCGGAACATCATGTCCCTCGTAAATCAACGTCTTCCCGTTCTCTTCGATTCTATCTGCATAGGGCGCTCTAGGCCTTAGACTCATAAGAATTACACTAAAGCCATTTCTCAATCGATAATTCATCCCACGCTGAAGGTTTGTTCCTTCTTCCCTACACATTTCCAAATAAGAAATGATATCGCCAGCCTTAATCATCTATGCTATTCCTTATGTAATATACTCTTAACCAATGCTCTCTCCTACACCTAATAACATATTGACATCAAAGTCACTTCGATTTTTATATGATTCATCAATTTCCCTAATCTTCTTGTAGCTCAAAAAACGAATGACTTCATTTAATCTTAGGCCGGGGCCTGAAAAAGTCGGCCTGTTCAATTCACTAAAGACTTTTCTTTTTCTGGCTTCAGAAGCAATAATAAATAAAGGATAGTTTGAATTTGGAGTTTCGGCGCGTAAATCGGAAAGGCGTAAAATCCCAGAATAAACAGAAGTCGAATGCTCTATTTCGAAGGCGGATTTAATGGAATAGGGACCAAATTTCCAAACAACATCAATATTCTTGATTGAAGGCGGAACATCCAAAGTTTCATGAAACTCAGGAAGAACTAATTCTCTGAACCTATGCCCATCATATTGTTTGTTTTGATCATTTTTTGGAATCCAAATATCCAGATTTGCTAATGTTCCTAGGCGGATCAATCTCCACTGCATTTCATCGTGTTCTGTCGGTGCCGCCTCGATAAGTTCTTCGGCGGCCTCTATATCTAAGGCTTTTTGTTTTGGTTTCTCTATAAGCTCTTCTTTTCTTTCCAGCGTTTTGAGTACACCAACTATATCACCGTAACGCTCGGTAAAATTCGCGACTTTCTCATTTTCAACCATACTAAACCCACGCGGGGCATAATTCTTCTTATAGCCAAAAAGAGGATTAATCACTTCTAAGGATACCTTCACCTCTTCTTCATTGACTATAAAATACATCAATTCCCAGGTATGGCCTTCTGCTGTTTCCTTCCAAAAATACCTGGCTAAATCTCTACTCCTGACTTTGGCGGCAACTTCACCTACGCAACGTATATAACCACGATTGTAAATCAATAAAATATCTCCTGGTTCCATTTTCTGCCAACGCACTTCATTCATCTCTCCA harbors:
- a CDS encoding HNH endonuclease — protein: MIKAGDIISYLEMCREEGTNLQRGMNYRLRNGFSVILMSLRPRAPYADRIEENGKTLIYEGHDVPKIRGGPDPKKVDQPMYNPSGRLTQNGLFHDAAHAYKNKKKDSEHVKVYEKIRSGIWVYNGIFKLLDAWLEDIDVRKVFKFKLELIEDLEDKSVGKYDLEHERLIPTSVKLEVWKRDKGKCIQCGSADNLHFDHIIPYSKGGSSLVAENIQLLCARHNMEKRDKIV